From Peromyscus maniculatus bairdii isolate BWxNUB_F1_BW_parent chromosome 8, HU_Pman_BW_mat_3.1, whole genome shotgun sequence, a single genomic window includes:
- the Tmem256 gene encoding transmembrane protein 256 isoform X2 has translation MAVVGSAFRRLGAQFPDAYGKELFDKANKHHFFHSLALLGVPYCRKPLWAGLLLASGTTLFCTSFYYQALSGDTRIQNLGPVGGSLLILGWLALAV, from the exons ATGGCCGTGGTAGGGTCTGCTTTCCGCCGCCTAG GCGCCCAATTTCCGGATGCCTACGGGAAGGAG CTCTTTGACAAGGCCAACAAGCACCACTTTTTTCACAGCCTGGCCCTGTTAGGGGTACCCTATTGCAGAAAGCCTCTCTGG GCAGGATTACTGCTAGCTTCTGGAACTACCTTATTCTGTACCAGCTTTTACTACCAGGCTCTGAGTGGCGACACTCGCATCCAGAATCTGGGTCCTGTTGGCGGGAGTCTGCTAATCTTGGGCTGGCTTGCCTTGGCTGTTTGA
- the Tmem256 gene encoding transmembrane protein 256 isoform X1, producing the protein MAVVGSAFRRLGALSGAGALGLATYGAHGAQFPDAYGKELFDKANKHHFFHSLALLGVPYCRKPLWAGLLLASGTTLFCTSFYYQALSGDTRIQNLGPVGGSLLILGWLALAV; encoded by the exons ATGGCCGTGGTAGGGTCTGCTTTCCGCCGCCTAGGTGCCTTGTCCGGAGCTGGGGCCTTGGGTTTGGCCACCTACGGGGCACACG GCGCCCAATTTCCGGATGCCTACGGGAAGGAG CTCTTTGACAAGGCCAACAAGCACCACTTTTTTCACAGCCTGGCCCTGTTAGGGGTACCCTATTGCAGAAAGCCTCTCTGG GCAGGATTACTGCTAGCTTCTGGAACTACCTTATTCTGTACCAGCTTTTACTACCAGGCTCTGAGTGGCGACACTCGCATCCAGAATCTGGGTCCTGTTGGCGGGAGTCTGCTAATCTTGGGCTGGCTTGCCTTGGCTGTTTGA